Proteins from a genomic interval of Dunckerocampus dactyliophorus isolate RoL2022-P2 chromosome 5, RoL_Ddac_1.1, whole genome shotgun sequence:
- the smad3b gene encoding mothers against decapentaplegic homolog 3b isoform X2 encodes MSILLFTPPIVKRLLGWKKGEQNGQEEKWCEKAVKSLVKKLKKTGQLDELEKAITTQNVNTKCLTIPRSLDGRLQVSHRKGLPHVIYCRLWRWPDLQSHHELRALDHCEYAFHMKKDEVCVNPYHYQRVETPILPPVLVPRHTDIPAEFPPLDDYSPSIPENTNFPAGIEPQSNYIPETPPPGYLSEDGEANDHQLNHSMDTGSPSLSPNPVSPTNNNLDLQPVTYCESAFWCSISYYELNQRVGETFHASQPSLTVDGFTDPSNSERFCLGLLSNVNRNSAVELTRRHIGKGVRLYYIGGEVFAECLSDSAIFVQSPNCNQRYGWHPATVCKIPPGCNLKIFNNQEFAALLAQSVNQGFEAVYQLTRMCTIRMSFVKGWGAEYRRQTVTSTPCWIELHLNGPLQWLDKVLTQMGSPSIHCSSVS; translated from the exons ATGTCCATATTACTGTTCACGCCTCCGATTGTGAAGAGGCTTCTCGGCTGGAAGAAGGGGGAGCAGAACGGCCAAGAGGAGAAATGGTGCGAAAAGGCTGTCAAAAGTCTTGTGAAGAAGTTGAAAAAGACGGGACAGTTGGACGAGTTGGAAAAGGCCATCACAACACAGAATGTCAACACCAAATGTTTAACCATACCAAG GTCACTCGATGGTCGACTCCAGGTCTCGCACAGAAAAGGTCTGCCTCACGTCATCTACTGCCGCTTATGGCGCTGGCCCGACCTGCAGTCCCACCACGAGCTGAGAGCCCTTGATCACTGCGAATATGCCTTCCATATGAAGAAAGATGAAGTGTGCGTGAACCCTTATCACTACCAGAGAGTGGAGACGCCAA TTTTGCCCCCTGTCCTAGTTCCACGACATACAGATATCCCTGCAGAGTTCCCACCGCTGGATGACTATAGTCCATCCATTCCTGAGAACACCAACTTCCCTGCTGGTATTGAACCACAGAGTAACTACATACCTG AAACACCCCCACCTGGGTACCTGAGTGAGGATGGCGAGGCAAACGATCACCAGCTCAACCACAGCATGGACACAG GTTCACCAAGCCTGTCTCCCAATCCTGTGTCACCCACAAACAATAATCTTG ACTTACAACCTGTGACATACTGTGAGTCCGCTTTCTGGTGTTCCATCTCGTACTACGAGCTCAACCAGCGTGTAGGAGAAACCTTCCATGCCTCGCAGCCCTCCCTCACAGTCGATGGCTTCACTGACCCCTCCAACTCGGAGCGCTTCTGTCTTGGCCTGCTGTCCAATGTTAATCGCAATTCTGCGGTGGAGCTCACACGCAGACATATAG GAAAGGGCGTGAGGTTGTACTACATTGGTGGGGAAGTGTTTGCGGAGTGTCTCAGTGACAGCGCCATCTTTGTCCAGAGTCCAAACTGCAACCAGCGCTATGGATGGCATCCTGCTACTGTCTGCAAGATCCCTCCAG GTTGCAACTTAAAGATCTTCAACAACCAGGAGTTTGCTGCTCTTCTCGCCCAGTCGGTAAACCAGGGCTTTGAGGCAGTTTACCAACTTACCAGGATGTGCACAATTCGCATGAGCTTTGTCAAAGGATGGGGAGCTGAGTACAG ACGTCAGACAGTGACCAGCACCCCCTGCTGGATAGAGCTGCACCTCAACGGTCCTTTACAGTGGTTGGACAAGGTTCTCACACAGATGGGTTCTCCCAGCATCCACTGCTCCAGTGTGTCTTAA
- the aagab gene encoding alpha- and gamma-adaptin-binding protein p34 isoform X2: MSDSEDTTAMPIPCIVVTSCDSGFKEEELIQQILATKTLPEVRKKDETVVWYPWTINNKYYTADVSLCVVPSTFQMSSEIAQTMQAFIAYVNSTKKDGLEKLRPWISVVEDIAPEVLILVCDRVCEDGLTRHEAQQWCLGHSFELVELNPQELPDEDDDFPESTGVKRIVQALNANVWSTVEMKDGHNQGFGLMSSLVAARHNNPRNCQEPQSSSLPAEGTFVNEVAHHTERTNSTDNTVVDAMTNLDIQELANLTAGDADVDNFERLFTKLKEMKDKASSLPHEQRKVHAEKVAKAFWTAIGGDDDEIDGLSSGEES, encoded by the exons atgtcaGACTCGGAGGACACTACAGCTATGCCTATCCCGTGTATAGTTGTCACTAGCTGTGACAGTGGGTTTAAAGAGGAGGAACTGATCCAAC AAATCCTCGCTACCAAGACATTGCCAGAGGTGAGAAAGAAGGATGAAACAGTAGTGTGGTATCCATGGACCATCAACAACAAGTATTACACAGCAGATGTCAGCTTGTGTGTTGTACCAAGCACTTTCCAAATGTCTTCAGAGATTGCACAAACCATGCAGGCTTTCATTGCCTATGTTAATAGCACTAAG AAAGATGGTCTGGAAAAGCTTCGTCCGTGGATATCAGTGGTGGAAGACATTGCTCCAGAGGTGCTCATTCTAGTGTGTGACAGAGTTTGTGAAGATG GTCTCACCAGACATGAAGCACAGCAGTGGTGTTTGGGGCACAGCTTTGAGCTGGTGGAGCTCAATCCTCAGGAGTTGCCTGATGAAGATG ATGACTTTCCAGAATCCACAGGAGTAAAGAGAATTGTCCAGGCtctcaatgctaatgtgtggtCAACTGTGGAGATGAAGGATG GACACAATCAGGGCTTTGGTCTCATGAGTAGTTTGGTGGCTGCTAGACACAACAACCCTCGTAACTGTCAAGAGCCGCAA TCTTCCAGTctgccagcagagggcactttTGTTAATGAAGTGGCTCACCATACAGAGAGAACCAACTCCACAGATAATACAGTTGTCG atgcaatgacaaatttgGATATTCAGGAGCTTGCAAATCTCACTGCTGGAGATGCAGATGTGGATAACTTTGAGCGCCTCTTCACCAAATTAAAAGAGATGAAAG ACAAAGCATCATCATTACCCCACGAGCAGAGAAAGGTTCATGCAGAGAAG GTAGCAAAAGCTTTTTGGACGGCCAtcggtggtgatgatgatgagataGACGGGCTATCATCAGGTGAAGAAAGCTAA
- the smad3b gene encoding mothers against decapentaplegic homolog 3b isoform X1, translated as MSILLFTPPIVKRLLGWKKGEQNGQEEKWCEKAVKSLVKKLKKTGQLDELEKAITTQNVNTKCLTIPRSLDGRLQVSHRKGLPHVIYCRLWRWPDLQSHHELRALDHCEYAFHMKKDEVCVNPYHYQRVETPILPPVLVPRHTDIPAEFPPLDDYSPSIPENTNFPAGIEPQSNYIPDHYLTMANGCKRAAASKQVCLVEVTFLFCIVFPETPPPGYLSEDGEANDHQLNHSMDTGSPSLSPNPVSPTNNNLDLQPVTYCESAFWCSISYYELNQRVGETFHASQPSLTVDGFTDPSNSERFCLGLLSNVNRNSAVELTRRHIGKGVRLYYIGGEVFAECLSDSAIFVQSPNCNQRYGWHPATVCKIPPGCNLKIFNNQEFAALLAQSVNQGFEAVYQLTRMCTIRMSFVKGWGAEYRRQTVTSTPCWIELHLNGPLQWLDKVLTQMGSPSIHCSSVS; from the exons ATGTCCATATTACTGTTCACGCCTCCGATTGTGAAGAGGCTTCTCGGCTGGAAGAAGGGGGAGCAGAACGGCCAAGAGGAGAAATGGTGCGAAAAGGCTGTCAAAAGTCTTGTGAAGAAGTTGAAAAAGACGGGACAGTTGGACGAGTTGGAAAAGGCCATCACAACACAGAATGTCAACACCAAATGTTTAACCATACCAAG GTCACTCGATGGTCGACTCCAGGTCTCGCACAGAAAAGGTCTGCCTCACGTCATCTACTGCCGCTTATGGCGCTGGCCCGACCTGCAGTCCCACCACGAGCTGAGAGCCCTTGATCACTGCGAATATGCCTTCCATATGAAGAAAGATGAAGTGTGCGTGAACCCTTATCACTACCAGAGAGTGGAGACGCCAA TTTTGCCCCCTGTCCTAGTTCCACGACATACAGATATCCCTGCAGAGTTCCCACCGCTGGATGACTATAGTCCATCCATTCCTGAGAACACCAACTTCCCTGCTGGTATTGAACCACAGAGTAACTACATACCTG aTCACTATCTTACGATGGCCAACGGGTGCAAACGGGCAGCAGCATCTAAACAAGTGTGCCTTGTTGAGGTgacgtttttgttttgtattgtttttccaGAAACACCCCCACCTGGGTACCTGAGTGAGGATGGCGAGGCAAACGATCACCAGCTCAACCACAGCATGGACACAG GTTCACCAAGCCTGTCTCCCAATCCTGTGTCACCCACAAACAATAATCTTG ACTTACAACCTGTGACATACTGTGAGTCCGCTTTCTGGTGTTCCATCTCGTACTACGAGCTCAACCAGCGTGTAGGAGAAACCTTCCATGCCTCGCAGCCCTCCCTCACAGTCGATGGCTTCACTGACCCCTCCAACTCGGAGCGCTTCTGTCTTGGCCTGCTGTCCAATGTTAATCGCAATTCTGCGGTGGAGCTCACACGCAGACATATAG GAAAGGGCGTGAGGTTGTACTACATTGGTGGGGAAGTGTTTGCGGAGTGTCTCAGTGACAGCGCCATCTTTGTCCAGAGTCCAAACTGCAACCAGCGCTATGGATGGCATCCTGCTACTGTCTGCAAGATCCCTCCAG GTTGCAACTTAAAGATCTTCAACAACCAGGAGTTTGCTGCTCTTCTCGCCCAGTCGGTAAACCAGGGCTTTGAGGCAGTTTACCAACTTACCAGGATGTGCACAATTCGCATGAGCTTTGTCAAAGGATGGGGAGCTGAGTACAG ACGTCAGACAGTGACCAGCACCCCCTGCTGGATAGAGCTGCACCTCAACGGTCCTTTACAGTGGTTGGACAAGGTTCTCACACAGATGGGTTCTCCCAGCATCCACTGCTCCAGTGTGTCTTAA
- the aagab gene encoding alpha- and gamma-adaptin-binding protein p34 isoform X1, producing MSSEIAQTMQAFIAYVNSTKKDGLEKLRPWISVVEDIAPEVLILVCDRVCEDGLTRHEAQQWCLGHSFELVELNPQELPDEDDDFPESTGVKRIVQALNANVWSTVEMKDGHNQGFGLMSSLVAARHNNPRNCQEPQSSSLPAEGTFVNEVAHHTERTNSTDNTVVDAMTNLDIQELANLTAGDADVDNFERLFTKLKEMKDKASSLPHEQRKVHAEKVAKAFWTAIGGDDDEIDGLSSGEES from the exons ATGTCTTCAGAGATTGCACAAACCATGCAGGCTTTCATTGCCTATGTTAATAGCACTAAG AAAGATGGTCTGGAAAAGCTTCGTCCGTGGATATCAGTGGTGGAAGACATTGCTCCAGAGGTGCTCATTCTAGTGTGTGACAGAGTTTGTGAAGATG GTCTCACCAGACATGAAGCACAGCAGTGGTGTTTGGGGCACAGCTTTGAGCTGGTGGAGCTCAATCCTCAGGAGTTGCCTGATGAAGATG ATGACTTTCCAGAATCCACAGGAGTAAAGAGAATTGTCCAGGCtctcaatgctaatgtgtggtCAACTGTGGAGATGAAGGATG GACACAATCAGGGCTTTGGTCTCATGAGTAGTTTGGTGGCTGCTAGACACAACAACCCTCGTAACTGTCAAGAGCCGCAA TCTTCCAGTctgccagcagagggcactttTGTTAATGAAGTGGCTCACCATACAGAGAGAACCAACTCCACAGATAATACAGTTGTCG atgcaatgacaaatttgGATATTCAGGAGCTTGCAAATCTCACTGCTGGAGATGCAGATGTGGATAACTTTGAGCGCCTCTTCACCAAATTAAAAGAGATGAAAG ACAAAGCATCATCATTACCCCACGAGCAGAGAAAGGTTCATGCAGAGAAG GTAGCAAAAGCTTTTTGGACGGCCAtcggtggtgatgatgatgagataGACGGGCTATCATCAGGTGAAGAAAGCTAA